The proteins below come from a single Gemmatimonadaceae bacterium genomic window:
- a CDS encoding PhzF family phenazine biosynthesis protein: MTASYRYLTADVFTSTPFGGNQLAVLPDARGLSASQMQAIAKEFNYAESTFVFPPDDPRHTRRVRIFTPANEMPFAGHPTVGTAHVLAAIGEIPLTGDSTRITFEEGVGPVPVRIRSRNGVPEFCQLSVARLPETFPPLPAREVLAPMLSLASDDVLGGRFHPQAVSAGVPFALIPLRDRDAVGRAKLRVDLWERALSDTPHPMVMVFAHDAEHAGHDVRARMFAPSESIPEDPATGSACAALGGYLGTRDDRRDGTLRWVVEQGFEMGRPSILEVEVDKSAGDITAVRVGGASVLVCEGTIRVP; encoded by the coding sequence GTGACGGCCTCCTATCGGTATCTCACCGCGGACGTCTTCACGAGTACGCCGTTCGGCGGGAACCAGCTCGCGGTGCTTCCGGACGCCCGCGGGCTGTCGGCGAGTCAGATGCAGGCGATCGCGAAGGAGTTCAACTACGCGGAATCGACCTTCGTCTTCCCGCCGGACGACCCGCGCCACACACGACGCGTCCGGATCTTCACACCGGCGAACGAGATGCCGTTTGCCGGGCACCCGACGGTCGGCACGGCCCACGTGCTCGCGGCGATCGGCGAGATTCCGCTGACCGGCGACAGTACACGCATCACCTTCGAGGAAGGCGTGGGGCCGGTGCCCGTACGGATCCGGTCGAGAAACGGCGTGCCTGAGTTCTGCCAGCTCTCCGTAGCCAGGCTGCCGGAGACCTTTCCGCCGTTGCCGGCACGTGAGGTGCTGGCCCCCATGTTGTCGCTCGCGAGCGACGACGTACTTGGCGGTCGTTTCCATCCCCAGGCCGTTTCGGCTGGCGTGCCGTTCGCCCTCATTCCCCTGCGTGACCGCGACGCGGTCGGCAGGGCAAAGCTGCGCGTCGATCTGTGGGAACGCGCGCTCTCGGACACGCCGCACCCGATGGTGATGGTGTTTGCGCACGACGCCGAGCACGCCGGGCACGACGTGCGCGCCCGCATGTTTGCGCCCAGCGAATCCATCCCCGAAGATCCCGCCACCGGCTCCGCGTGCGCCGCGCTCGGCGGCTACCTGGGTACGCGCGACGACCGACGCGACGGCACGCTGCGATGGGTCGTGGAGCAGGGGTTCGAGATGGGCCGACCCAGCATTCTCGAGGTCGAAGTGGACAAGTCAGCTGGCGACATCACGGCCGTGCGCGTGGGCGGCGCGAGCGTGCTGGTCTGCGAGGGAACGATCCGGGTACCGTGA
- a CDS encoding ABC transporter ATP-binding protein, whose amino-acid sequence MPSAPALSVRHLVKRYGSVTAVDGLDLTVAAGECFGLLGPNGAGKTTTIEICEGLLAPDAGEIQVLGLDWRKDERALRQRLGVQLQETQLAEKVTVEETVRLFRSFYDRGREVDDVIQIVQLDEKRRARVGTLSGGQKQRLSVACALVGDPDLVFLDEPTTGLDPQARRQLWDVVDRLKQLGRTIMLTTHYMDEAERLCDRVAIVDRGRVIALGTPRELIRSLGAEQVLQCTLAPPDTIVADELGVLPGVLAVRMDASSWTMQVNAAHETIPALLALVTARGATLTELTTHSPTLEDVFVSLTGRHLREGGPVA is encoded by the coding sequence ATGCCTTCCGCGCCCGCGCTGTCCGTCCGGCACCTCGTCAAGCGCTACGGCAGCGTCACGGCGGTGGACGGCCTCGACCTCACGGTCGCCGCCGGTGAGTGCTTCGGCCTCCTTGGCCCGAACGGAGCGGGAAAGACTACCACCATCGAGATCTGCGAAGGGCTGCTGGCCCCCGACGCCGGCGAAATCCAGGTCCTCGGGCTCGACTGGCGGAAGGACGAGCGGGCGCTGCGTCAGCGTCTCGGTGTGCAGCTGCAGGAAACACAACTCGCCGAGAAGGTCACGGTCGAGGAGACCGTCCGCTTGTTCCGTTCCTTCTACGACCGCGGCCGCGAGGTCGACGACGTCATCCAGATCGTCCAGCTCGACGAGAAGCGACGCGCACGCGTTGGCACGCTTTCCGGCGGGCAGAAGCAGCGGCTCTCGGTGGCGTGTGCGCTCGTCGGCGATCCGGATCTCGTGTTTCTCGATGAGCCCACGACCGGCCTCGATCCGCAGGCGCGTCGCCAGTTGTGGGACGTGGTGGACCGCCTCAAGCAGCTGGGGCGCACCATCATGCTGACGACTCACTACATGGATGAAGCCGAGCGTTTGTGCGACCGAGTGGCGATCGTCGATCGCGGTCGCGTCATCGCGCTCGGGACGCCGAGGGAGCTGATCCGATCCCTGGGGGCCGAGCAGGTGCTGCAGTGCACGCTGGCTCCGCCGGACACGATCGTGGCCGACGAACTCGGCGTGCTTCCTGGCGTACTGGCCGTCCGAATGGACGCGTCGTCGTGGACGATGCAGGTGAACGCGGCGCACGAGACGATTCCCGCGCTGCTCGCGCTCGTCACCGCGCGCGGCGCCACGCTCACCGAACTGACGACGCATTCCCCCACGCTCGAGGATGTTTTCGTCTCGCTGACCGGCCGACACCTCCGCGAGGGTGGTCCGGTCGCCTGA
- a CDS encoding EamA family transporter, with protein sequence MTPSRGRLLLAYITVYVVWGSSYLAIKFAVESMPAFPMAGARNLLAGAILILAARLLTQARGTPAEWKAAAVVGVSLMSSNAAVAFAITRIPSGVASLLTAMTPCWMVLLEWLRDRRRRPHAGTLAGVVVGLAGIALLVGPAELLGADHIDPLGAAAVLAGTLVWAAGSLYARTAAKPASAQMMSGMHMLSGGAMLLIVSSSLGGWSGFDVADVTLRSWFGFAYLVLVASLAGFTAYVYLLTHASAARASTYAFVNPVVAVTLGALFGGEPLTPRVGIAATVIVGAVALIIVAGSREDLPAIRDSVAEEPAA encoded by the coding sequence ATGACGCCATCGCGCGGGCGGCTGCTGCTCGCCTACATCACCGTCTACGTGGTCTGGGGGTCATCGTACCTCGCGATCAAGTTCGCCGTCGAGTCGATGCCGGCCTTTCCCATGGCCGGCGCGCGCAACCTTCTGGCGGGCGCGATCCTCATCCTCGCCGCTCGTCTGCTCACGCAAGCGCGCGGAACTCCGGCAGAGTGGAAGGCGGCCGCCGTGGTTGGGGTGTCCCTCATGAGCTCCAACGCTGCGGTGGCGTTCGCCATCACGCGAATCCCGTCGGGCGTGGCCTCGTTGCTCACCGCGATGACACCATGCTGGATGGTCCTGCTGGAGTGGCTGCGCGACCGGCGACGGCGACCACACGCGGGAACCCTCGCCGGCGTCGTGGTTGGTCTCGCCGGCATCGCGCTCCTCGTGGGCCCCGCTGAACTCCTTGGCGCGGACCATATCGATCCCCTCGGCGCGGCGGCGGTGCTGGCTGGAACGCTGGTGTGGGCCGCGGGCTCGCTCTACGCGCGCACGGCCGCGAAGCCAGCGTCCGCTCAGATGATGAGCGGCATGCACATGCTCTCCGGCGGCGCGATGCTGCTCATCGTGAGTTCGTCCCTGGGCGGCTGGTCGGGCTTCGATGTCGCGGACGTGACGCTGCGGTCGTGGTTCGGCTTTGCCTATCTGGTGCTCGTGGCGTCGCTCGCGGGCTTCACCGCGTACGTGTACTTGCTGACACACGCCTCGGCCGCGCGCGCGTCCACGTACGCCTTCGTGAACCCGGTGGTCGCGGTGACGCTCGGCGCGCTCTTTGGCGGTGAGCCGCTCACGCCGCGCGTCGGCATTGCTGCTACGGTGATCGTCGGGGCGGTGGCGCTGATCATCGTTGCGGGTTCACGCGAGGATCTGCCTGCGATCCGCGACAGCGTGGCCGAAGAGCCAGCGGCCTGA
- a CDS encoding MscL family protein → MWDDFKAFLLKANVVGLALAVIVGGAAGGLVTAMTNDFIMPIVGAALPEGNWRTWTLDVGSIKFGVGDFAGAFLNFAIISFIAWQIGKIFVKPDPPAPPAPPTKSCPFCVSSIPAAATRCGFCTSQL, encoded by the coding sequence ATGTGGGATGACTTCAAGGCATTCCTGCTGAAGGCAAACGTGGTCGGATTGGCTCTCGCCGTCATCGTCGGTGGTGCGGCAGGCGGCCTGGTCACGGCGATGACGAACGACTTCATCATGCCCATCGTCGGAGCCGCGCTGCCGGAGGGCAACTGGCGCACGTGGACGCTCGACGTGGGATCGATCAAGTTCGGCGTCGGCGACTTTGCGGGGGCATTCCTCAACTTCGCGATCATCAGCTTCATCGCCTGGCAGATCGGCAAGATCTTCGTGAAGCCCGATCCGCCGGCGCCACCTGCGCCCCCGACGAAGAGCTGCCCCTTCTGCGTCAGCAGCATTCCCGCCGCGGCCACGCGCTGCGGATTCTGCACGAGCCAGCTCTAG
- a CDS encoding ABC transporter permease, producing MGTTGAPPSRGSGYLTDASTRPGSGSRRYSALVELTRVRFLEFLREPEAVFWTFVFPILLATGLGVAFRSRPAEVVPVAVVAGAYAERVRVALDGDSLLNVSVLSDSAATEALRLGTVAVVVAASSEASVEYRFDDARPEARNAGLLVDRAIQRAGGGTHPVATRETLVSEPGSRYVDFVVPGLLAMNLMGSGIWGIGFAIVDARRKKLLKRLVATPMRKGHYLASFLFMRLGLMIIEVTVISAFGHFAFGVPMRGSLLVFIVVALFGTLAFGALGLLIAARAKTIEAASGMMNLVMLPMWVASGVFFASSRFPEVVQPFVQALPLTAAVDALRFNMLQGQGFAGVGSELAILGAWLLVAFTLAMRLFRWR from the coding sequence ATGGGCACGACCGGCGCGCCACCATCCCGAGGTTCCGGGTACTTGACCGACGCATCGACGCGCCCGGGTTCAGGCTCGCGGCGTTACTCGGCGCTGGTCGAGCTGACGCGCGTTCGATTCCTGGAGTTCCTGCGTGAACCCGAAGCGGTGTTCTGGACCTTCGTGTTCCCGATCCTGCTCGCCACGGGTCTCGGCGTCGCGTTTCGCTCGCGCCCGGCCGAGGTCGTGCCAGTCGCCGTCGTCGCGGGTGCATATGCCGAGCGTGTGCGGGTCGCGCTCGACGGGGATTCGCTGCTGAACGTGTCCGTGCTCAGCGACAGCGCGGCGACCGAAGCGCTGCGCCTGGGCACGGTCGCCGTGGTCGTCGCCGCGTCAAGCGAGGCATCGGTGGAGTACCGCTTTGACGACGCCCGGCCCGAAGCACGCAACGCCGGGCTGCTCGTCGATCGCGCCATTCAGCGCGCCGGCGGCGGCACACACCCGGTGGCAACACGTGAGACGCTCGTCTCCGAGCCGGGGTCGCGGTATGTCGACTTCGTCGTTCCTGGCCTGCTCGCCATGAACCTCATGGGGAGCGGCATCTGGGGCATCGGGTTCGCCATCGTCGATGCGCGGCGCAAGAAGTTGCTCAAGCGGCTGGTCGCGACCCCCATGCGAAAGGGCCATTACCTGGCATCGTTCCTGTTCATGCGACTCGGCCTGATGATCATCGAGGTCACGGTGATCAGCGCCTTTGGCCATTTTGCGTTCGGCGTCCCGATGCGCGGCTCGCTCCTCGTATTCATTGTCGTGGCGCTGTTCGGCACCCTTGCATTCGGGGCACTCGGGCTCCTCATCGCCGCGCGGGCAAAGACCATCGAGGCTGCATCGGGCATGATGAACCTCGTGATGCTTCCCATGTGGGTCGCGTCAGGGGTGTTCTTCGCGTCGTCGCGCTTTCCCGAGGTTGTACAGCCCTTCGTGCAGGCGCTGCCGCTCACCGCGGCGGTCGATGCCCTGCGGTTCAACATGCTGCAGGGGCAGGGCTTTGCCGGCGTGGGGAGCGAGCTGGCGATCCTGGGGGCCTGGCTGCTCGTCGCGTTTACGCTCGCGATGCGTCTGTTTCGCTGGCGATGA
- a CDS encoding putative zinc-binding metallopeptidase, whose protein sequence is MPARIAWSRLSDEKLMRVRLRDLGLSIEGTHLEGLVEKLYGELEAKGLKVRPHVWLSDEWFSPAGVPGFAIPFYLAHKRLRRLEQRQLLDVEGASRSDCLRIMRHETGHAIQHAYQLHRRRRWQQHFGKSSETYPEYYKPNPASKRYVQHLRLWYAQSHPDEDFAETFAEWLRPRSDWRQRYRGWPALRKLEYVDQLMSDLAGQKPLVVTRRTVERVDRMTRTLDEHYTSRRRKYTVVFPNIYDADLRRLFSDQPHHRRREAAATFLRRHRSEIRSLVAKWTGEYQYTLDQVLGNIIGRCGDLRLRVVGGERQVVTDFSVLLTVKTMHFLYEQGRRNWIAL, encoded by the coding sequence ATGCCTGCCCGAATCGCCTGGTCCCGCCTTTCCGACGAGAAGCTCATGCGCGTGCGCCTGCGCGACCTGGGGCTCTCGATCGAGGGCACACACCTCGAGGGGCTCGTCGAGAAGCTGTATGGCGAACTCGAGGCCAAAGGCTTGAAGGTCAGGCCACACGTCTGGTTGTCGGACGAGTGGTTCTCACCCGCAGGCGTGCCGGGCTTCGCGATTCCGTTCTACCTGGCCCACAAGCGGCTCCGGCGTCTGGAGCAGCGGCAGTTGCTCGACGTCGAGGGCGCGTCGCGCTCCGATTGCCTCCGCATCATGCGGCATGAGACGGGGCACGCCATCCAGCACGCGTATCAGCTGCATCGTCGGCGTCGATGGCAGCAGCACTTTGGCAAGTCGTCCGAGACGTATCCCGAGTACTACAAGCCCAACCCGGCCAGCAAGCGATACGTCCAACACCTGCGGCTCTGGTACGCGCAGAGTCACCCGGACGAGGATTTTGCCGAGACGTTCGCTGAGTGGCTGCGACCACGGTCCGACTGGCGGCAGCGCTATCGGGGGTGGCCGGCACTCCGGAAGCTCGAATACGTCGACCAGTTGATGTCGGACCTGGCGGGCCAGAAACCCCTGGTGGTGACGCGACGCACGGTGGAGCGCGTCGACCGCATGACCAGGACGCTGGACGAGCACTACACGTCGCGTCGCCGGAAGTACACGGTCGTGTTCCCGAACATCTACGACGCCGATCTGCGGCGGCTCTTTTCGGACCAGCCGCATCATCGTCGTCGCGAGGCCGCGGCGACGTTTCTGCGGCGTCACCGGTCGGAGATCCGTTCGCTGGTGGCCAAATGGACGGGTGAGTACCAGTACACGCTCGACCAGGTGCTGGGGAACATCATCGGTCGGTGCGGTGACCTGCGGCTCCGTGTGGTGGGCGGCGAGCGACAGGTGGTGACGGATTTCAGTGTGTTGCTTACCGTGAAGACGATGCACTTCCTGTACGAGCAGGGTCGCCGAAACTGGATCGCCCTCTAG
- a CDS encoding TolC family protein — protein MTSYQRLLAAAAAGAVTLLASGAGAQSGRALSLEEALRLAESQSEAVRIAQAGVRRADGQLMQARSQYLPQLNGSAGYSRTLATQFSVFQTDPPVVPPTAPPVPPMDTTSYFQPCTRYLAPGGASEAQRVQGLEAYARCSSSGGGLDFSRAGFGAKNQYQLAANGSLTLYSGGRVQAQNRAARAGRRSADIELSAQRAQMALSVTEAYFDAVLAERLVAIAESSLAQTEGTLRQTTVARQVGNQSEFELLRARVTRDNQRPIVIQRQAERDIAHLRLKQLLNVPYTEPLRLTSDIEDQSMAPVQLVAGTTLRGAAPDTSAGARAPVRQLEEGLRAQEADLSIANSGWIPTVSLSTAYSRVAFGASGIPTWGNWVNNWTVSLGASFPLFTGGRIRGEQLVAQASLDEARARLDQTRELAALDARQSVAQLQQAEAALAASLGTAEEASRAYTIAEVRFREGVSTQLELSESRLLLEQARANRALSARNVQVARMRLALLRDLPLGAGGAGFGSPAGAGAMPGAGATGGAAPGGVQAPRTQVQRGAPTASTTTGTQGQ, from the coding sequence ATGACTTCATATCAAAGACTGCTCGCCGCGGCCGCGGCCGGTGCCGTGACGTTGCTCGCGTCGGGCGCCGGCGCCCAGTCCGGCCGCGCCCTCTCCCTCGAAGAGGCGTTGCGCCTCGCCGAGTCACAGAGCGAGGCCGTGCGCATCGCTCAGGCCGGCGTGCGTCGTGCCGACGGACAATTGATGCAGGCGCGTTCCCAGTACCTCCCGCAGCTCAACGGCTCGGCCGGATACTCGCGCACGCTGGCCACGCAGTTTTCCGTCTTTCAGACGGACCCACCGGTGGTACCACCCACGGCGCCGCCGGTGCCGCCGATGGACACAACGTCGTACTTCCAGCCGTGCACGCGGTACCTGGCGCCGGGCGGAGCGAGCGAGGCGCAACGCGTGCAGGGCCTCGAGGCGTACGCGCGCTGCTCGTCCAGTGGCGGAGGCCTCGACTTCTCCCGCGCCGGCTTTGGCGCGAAGAACCAGTACCAGCTGGCCGCCAACGGATCGCTCACGCTGTATTCTGGCGGGCGCGTGCAGGCACAGAACCGGGCCGCACGCGCCGGCCGTCGGTCGGCAGACATCGAACTCTCTGCGCAGCGCGCACAGATGGCGCTCTCGGTGACGGAGGCCTACTTCGATGCCGTGCTCGCGGAGCGTCTGGTGGCCATCGCCGAGTCGTCGCTGGCGCAGACCGAAGGCACGCTGCGACAGACGACGGTCGCGCGACAGGTCGGCAACCAGTCGGAGTTCGAACTGCTGCGGGCGAGAGTCACGCGCGACAACCAGCGGCCGATCGTGATCCAGCGGCAGGCAGAACGCGACATCGCGCACCTGAGGCTCAAACAGCTGCTCAACGTACCCTACACCGAGCCGTTGCGCCTGACGAGTGACATCGAGGACCAATCGATGGCGCCGGTGCAGCTCGTGGCCGGCACCACCCTGCGCGGCGCGGCGCCCGATACGAGCGCAGGCGCGCGCGCTCCCGTGCGCCAGCTCGAGGAAGGGCTCAGGGCGCAGGAAGCCGATCTGAGCATCGCGAACAGCGGGTGGATTCCGACGGTGAGCCTGAGCACGGCGTACAGTCGCGTGGCCTTCGGCGCGAGCGGCATCCCGACCTGGGGCAACTGGGTGAACAACTGGACGGTGTCGCTCGGCGCGTCGTTCCCGCTGTTCACGGGCGGGCGCATCCGAGGTGAGCAGCTGGTGGCACAGGCCTCGCTGGACGAGGCGCGCGCACGCCTCGACCAGACCCGCGAACTCGCCGCGCTCGACGCGCGGCAGTCGGTCGCGCAGCTCCAGCAGGCCGAAGCCGCCCTGGCCGCGAGCCTCGGCACCGCCGAAGAAGCGTCCAGAGCCTATACGATCGCGGAGGTCCGGTTCCGCGAAGGCGTGTCCACGCAGCTCGAATTGTCGGAGTCGCGGTTGCTGCTCGAACAGGCGCGTGCCAATCGGGCGCTTTCGGCGCGGAACGTTCAGGTGGCGCGCATGCGGCTGGCGCTGCTCAGGGATCTGCCGTTAGGCGCTGGCGGGGCAGGCTTTGGCTCGCCGGCGGGAGCCGGAGCGATGCCGGGAGCCGGCGCGACCGGCGGTGCGGCTCCGGGTGGCGTGCAGGCGCCACGAACGCAGGTGCAGCGCGGCGCTCCCACGGCGTCGACCACAACGGGTACACAGGGACAATAA
- a CDS encoding efflux RND transporter periplasmic adaptor subunit, which yields MTTAFRYSSLLGAAVLGAALAACGGENAAAKDADSAAPVTMTVGPENITLVVREQVSSGPGISGTLAAEREATVRAEISGPVLSTHADQGVRVARGTVLARLDDRTLQDQMLSARGAVTTATSSLNLAQRELDRFTKLKEAGAIADREYENVKLNHEAAQAALADAKARLTFAQKQLDDAQVRAPFGGIVSLRQVNAGDVVQPGGAMFTIIDPSSMRLEGAVPAAQLTALRIGAPVTFKVSGYPDKPFQGKISRINPQADASTGQVRVVVSIPNERGGLVGGLFAEGRVAAEKRQGLTAAATAVDVRGLRPVVMRIKGGRVERVEVELGLRDEDSERVEITQGVSAGDTLLVGAAQGISAGTLVKVSAPTDTRTAAQASTSPKS from the coding sequence ATGACCACCGCCTTTCGATACAGCTCCCTCCTCGGCGCCGCCGTGCTTGGCGCCGCGCTCGCCGCCTGTGGTGGCGAGAACGCTGCCGCGAAGGACGCGGACAGCGCCGCGCCCGTGACGATGACCGTGGGGCCGGAAAACATCACGCTCGTCGTGCGCGAGCAGGTGTCGTCCGGACCGGGGATCTCCGGCACGCTTGCCGCCGAGCGCGAGGCCACGGTGCGCGCCGAGATCTCGGGCCCGGTGCTGTCGACGCACGCCGACCAGGGCGTTCGCGTGGCCCGCGGCACGGTCCTCGCCCGCCTCGACGATCGCACGCTACAGGACCAGATGCTCTCCGCGCGCGGCGCCGTCACGACGGCGACGAGCAGCCTCAACCTCGCCCAGCGCGAGCTGGACCGGTTCACCAAACTGAAAGAAGCGGGCGCGATCGCCGACCGCGAGTACGAGAACGTGAAGCTCAACCACGAAGCGGCCCAGGCCGCGCTCGCCGATGCGAAGGCGCGCCTCACCTTTGCGCAGAAGCAGCTCGATGATGCGCAGGTGCGCGCGCCCTTCGGCGGCATCGTGAGCCTGCGCCAGGTCAACGCGGGCGACGTCGTGCAGCCCGGTGGTGCGATGTTCACGATCATCGACCCGTCGAGCATGCGGCTCGAGGGCGCGGTGCCGGCCGCCCAGCTCACGGCGTTGCGCATCGGCGCTCCGGTCACCTTCAAGGTGAGCGGCTATCCTGACAAGCCGTTCCAGGGAAAGATCAGCCGCATCAATCCCCAGGCCGATGCGTCGACGGGTCAGGTGCGCGTGGTCGTGTCGATCCCGAACGAACGCGGCGGGCTGGTCGGCGGTCTGTTCGCCGAGGGGCGCGTGGCGGCAGAGAAGCGCCAGGGCCTGACCGCGGCCGCAACGGCCGTCGACGTGCGCGGGCTGCGACCCGTCGTGATGCGCATCAAGGGCGGGCGTGTCGAGCGCGTCGAGGTGGAGCTCGGCCTCCGCGATGAGGACAGTGAACGCGTCGAGATCACGCAGGGCGTCAGCGCCGGCGATACGCTGCTCGTCGGCGCGGCGCAGGGCATCTCCGCCGGTACGCTCGTGAAGGTGAGCGCGCCAACGGACACCAGGACCGCGGCACAGGCCAGCACGTCACCCAAGAGCTGA
- a CDS encoding DedA family protein: MEILTAIWGYLTLGVSTMVTQELGALVGGFAAEQRHLDLTLVLITCATAVFVESVALYSLGRWNAAWVRLRLRKASPVARRLLRSMRYSPWRATIISRFAFGARIPLPLACGAARVPSWIFLTGTAIASVIWASVFVGLGWVFGEGAVLVVGEVRRFEWVIGAVLVLAVAGVFWWLKKKEREARAKDPTAGTPPPI; this comes from the coding sequence ATGGAGATCCTGACAGCGATCTGGGGATACCTGACGCTCGGGGTCTCCACGATGGTCACGCAGGAGCTGGGCGCGCTGGTGGGCGGGTTCGCCGCGGAGCAGCGCCACCTCGACCTCACGCTCGTGCTGATTACCTGCGCGACGGCGGTGTTCGTGGAGTCGGTGGCGCTGTATTCGCTTGGTCGCTGGAACGCGGCGTGGGTGCGGCTCCGTCTGCGCAAGGCGTCGCCCGTCGCGCGTCGGCTGCTGCGATCGATGCGCTACAGCCCGTGGCGCGCGACCATCATCTCGCGCTTTGCCTTTGGCGCGCGCATCCCCCTTCCGCTCGCGTGCGGCGCCGCGCGCGTCCCCTCGTGGATCTTTCTCACCGGGACGGCGATCGCCTCGGTGATCTGGGCCTCGGTGTTCGTTGGCCTGGGATGGGTCTTTGGTGAAGGGGCCGTGCTGGTCGTGGGCGAGGTGCGCCGCTTCGAGTGGGTGATCGGCGCGGTGCTCGTGCTGGCGGTGGCGGGTGTGTTCTGGTGGCTCAAGAAGAAGGAGCGCGAGGCGAGGGCGAAGGATCCCACGGCAGGTACGCCGCCCCCGATCTGA
- the ilvA gene encoding threonine ammonia-lyase: MFSLTLSDFETVRARIAPHIKHTPLLTSRQLSEATGFDARLKAECFQRVGAYKIRGPLNKFALMPEEQKRRGVVCSSAGNHAQGVALAAKIHGIRAVICMAENATPAKIAATRAYGGEVVLHGTIWDEANEKAKELVRTEGLTYVHPFDDEQLIAGQGTLGLEVVQDWPELDAIVVPIGGGGLIAGVSMAVKSHNPRVRVIGVESSDGPAMQRSVQAGHLETIDCRTIIDGLRVKRAGEINFSVVQRYVDEIVALPDADIFEAMLWVMERCKLVVEGAAAAPVAAMLHGLVKLPAGSRVVAVLSGGNVNLSQLRGLRWN; the protein is encoded by the coding sequence ATGTTCTCCCTGACGCTGAGCGACTTTGAGACCGTGCGCGCGCGCATCGCGCCGCACATCAAGCACACCCCGCTGCTCACCTCCCGTCAGCTGAGCGAGGCGACCGGCTTCGACGCGCGGCTCAAGGCCGAGTGCTTTCAGCGCGTGGGGGCGTACAAGATCCGCGGACCCCTGAACAAGTTCGCGCTCATGCCGGAGGAGCAGAAACGGCGCGGTGTGGTGTGCTCCTCGGCCGGCAACCACGCGCAGGGTGTTGCGCTGGCGGCGAAGATCCACGGCATCCGCGCCGTGATCTGTATGGCGGAGAACGCGACACCGGCCAAGATCGCCGCGACCCGGGCCTATGGCGGCGAGGTCGTGCTGCATGGGACCATTTGGGATGAGGCGAACGAGAAGGCGAAGGAACTCGTGCGCACCGAAGGATTGACCTACGTCCATCCGTTCGATGACGAGCAGCTCATCGCCGGCCAGGGCACCCTCGGCCTCGAGGTGGTGCAGGACTGGCCCGAGCTGGACGCCATCGTCGTGCCGATCGGCGGCGGCGGTTTGATCGCGGGCGTGTCGATGGCGGTCAAGAGCCACAACCCCAGGGTGCGGGTGATCGGTGTCGAGTCGTCCGACGGACCCGCCATGCAGCGCAGCGTCCAGGCCGGGCACCTCGAGACGATCGATTGTCGCACGATTATCGATGGGCTGCGCGTCAAGCGGGCCGGCGAGATCAACTTCTCGGTCGTGCAGCGCTATGTCGACGAGATCGTTGCCCTTCCGGACGCCGACATCTTCGAGGCGATGTTGTGGGTCATGGAGCGCTGCAAGCTGGTCGTTGAGGGTGCGGCCGCGGCCCCGGTTGCGGCGATGCTGCACGGTCTCGTGAAACTGCCGGCCGGCTCCCGCGTGGTGGCGGTGCTCTCCGGTGGCAACGTGAACCTCAGTCAGCTCCGCGGGCTTCGCTGGAACTGA
- a CDS encoding D-alanine--D-alanine ligase codes for MRKLRVLLLTDPRCIPPENIESLSEAEAMAYRTEWDVIRTLRKIGHEVQPLGVYDELRPIRLAIDEFRPDIVFNLLEEFASNTLMGYNVAGFLELMGVPYTGCNPRGLILTGEKSLAKKVLIYHRIRLPAFHVAPLGRRVRRPRALGFPLIVKSLTEHASLGISQASLVHDDQELSERVAFIHRRLGTDALVEQFIVGRELYVGVLGNDRLVSLPPRELVFEKAPADTPVIATARAKHNLEYQQRHGIEQRAADELPPDVATRIGHLSKRIYRTLGLTGYARVDYRLGPDGQLWFLEANPNPELAEGEEFASAAQQHGIDYPELLQRIVGLGLRGTGSREA; via the coding sequence ATGCGAAAGCTCCGCGTCCTGCTGCTGACCGATCCGCGCTGCATTCCCCCGGAGAACATCGAATCGCTCTCCGAGGCCGAGGCAATGGCGTACCGCACGGAATGGGACGTGATCCGCACGCTCCGCAAGATCGGACACGAGGTGCAGCCACTCGGCGTGTACGACGAACTGCGGCCGATCCGGCTCGCGATCGACGAGTTCAGGCCCGACATCGTCTTCAATCTCCTCGAGGAGTTCGCGAGCAATACCCTCATGGGGTACAACGTCGCGGGATTTCTGGAGTTGATGGGCGTGCCGTACACCGGGTGCAATCCGCGCGGATTGATTCTTACCGGCGAGAAGTCGCTGGCCAAGAAAGTGCTGATCTACCATCGCATCCGGCTCCCGGCCTTTCACGTCGCACCCCTCGGTCGCAGGGTGCGCCGTCCCCGCGCGCTGGGCTTCCCGCTGATCGTGAAGAGCCTCACCGAACACGCCTCGCTCGGCATCTCGCAGGCGTCGTTGGTGCATGACGACCAGGAACTGTCGGAGCGCGTGGCCTTCATCCACCGGCGCCTGGGCACGGATGCGCTGGTCGAGCAGTTCATCGTTGGCCGGGAGCTGTATGTCGGAGTGCTGGGCAACGATCGACTCGTCTCGCTGCCGCCGCGGGAGCTGGTGTTCGAAAAGGCGCCGGCCGACACGCCGGTGATCGCCACGGCGCGGGCCAAGCACAATCTCGAGTATCAGCAGCGCCACGGGATCGAACAGCGCGCCGCGGATGAGCTGCCGCCGGACGTCGCGACGCGCATCGGGCACCTGAGCAAGCGCATCTATCGGACGCTGGGCCTCACCGGATATGCGCGCGTCGACTATCGGCTGGGACCTGACGGACAGCTCTGGTTCCTCGAGGCGAACCCCAATCCCGAGCTGGCCGAAGGGGAAGAGTTTGCGTCGGCGGCACAGCAGCACGGCATCGACTATCCGGAGCTGCTGCAGAGAATCGTTGGGCTCGGCTTGCGGGGCACCGGTTCACGTGAGGCGTGA